A genomic region of Arachis stenosperma cultivar V10309 chromosome 9, arast.V10309.gnm1.PFL2, whole genome shotgun sequence contains the following coding sequences:
- the LOC130949289 gene encoding uncharacterized protein LOC130949289: MVKEEWRGLGDAQFLDKLKALSKPLGRWHKKHFGNISEKIKRFEDEIKKVDDMVSNGVYDVNRLEIEEAQALEMLPSEEEVKVAVWDCKSFKAPGSDGKATSRFHITWVALAPKFVGAKEIKDLRPISKVGCIYKMISKVLTRRMRSVMPGLVGESQSAFVKGRRIHDGVLIACETVQWLKLKRKASAIIKLDFQKAYDRVK; encoded by the exons ATGGTGAAGGAAGAATGGAGAGGGTTGGGAGATGCTCAGTTTCTGGATAAGCTAAAGGCGTTATCAAAACCGCTGGGTAGATGGCACAAGAAGCACTTTGGGAATATATCTGAAAAGATAAAAAGGTTTGAGGATGAGATCAAGAAAGTGGATGACATGGTTAGTAATGGGGTTTATGATG TCAACCGGTTAGAGATAGAGGAAGCTCAAGCGTTAGAGATGTTACCGTCGGAGGAGGAAGTGAAGGTTGCAGTGTGGGATTGCAAATCATTTAAGGCGCCGGGTAGTGATGG CAAGGCTACCAGTAGATTCCATATTACTTGGGTAGCGCTAGCACCGAAATTTGTGGGCGCAAAGGAGATAAAGGACCTTAGACCAATCAGTAAGGTTGGATGCATCTATAAGATGATATCAAAAGTGTTGACAAGGAGAATGAGAAGCGTAATGCCAGGCTTAGTAGGGGAATCACAGAGTGCTTTTGTTAAGGGCAGGAGAATACACGATGGGGTGTTAATAGCATGTGAAACTGTACAATGGCTTAAACTGAAAAGAAAGGCATCAGCAATCATCAAACTGGATTTCCAAAAAGCCTATGACAGAGTCAAGTAG